A part of Gemmatimonas groenlandica genomic DNA contains:
- a CDS encoding N(4)-(beta-N-acetylglucosaminyl)-L-asparaginase, giving the protein MPLSRRDFLERSAALAAAGFVPRLPDDFGQELGQTVASAAPSAGFRGRPLVVSSSNGIKGVKVAYDKMLTGEDPLDAAIAGVNLVELDPTDQSVGLGGLPNEEGVVQLDASCMHGPTRRAGSVAAIEGIATPSLVAKAVMDYTDHIMLVGAGATKFAKAMGFKEQNLLTEQSRQDWMRWKSRLNANDAWLNHDEDIKIKFTTGTINMNAVNGAGNIGSVTTTSGMAWKVPGRIGDSPVIGAGQYCDNLVGAAGSTGRGEANIKTCASFLIVEFMRQGLGPQEACLKTLERVVAMTEARLMGPNGRPKFDLEFYALTKDGRFGGATLYSGGKFAVCDEKGARLEQAAYLFAR; this is encoded by the coding sequence GTGCCTTTGTCCCGTCGCGACTTTCTCGAGCGCTCCGCTGCGCTGGCCGCTGCCGGCTTCGTCCCCCGTCTGCCCGACGACTTCGGGCAGGAATTGGGCCAGACGGTGGCGTCGGCGGCCCCGTCCGCCGGATTCCGCGGGCGTCCGTTGGTGGTGTCGTCGTCGAACGGCATCAAGGGCGTGAAGGTCGCCTACGACAAGATGCTGACCGGCGAAGACCCGCTGGATGCAGCCATCGCCGGCGTGAACCTGGTGGAGCTCGACCCCACCGATCAATCGGTGGGCCTCGGTGGTCTGCCGAACGAGGAAGGCGTCGTCCAGCTCGATGCGTCGTGTATGCATGGCCCGACGCGCCGCGCCGGCTCGGTGGCCGCGATCGAGGGGATCGCCACGCCGTCGCTGGTGGCCAAGGCGGTCATGGACTACACCGATCACATCATGCTGGTGGGCGCGGGCGCCACGAAGTTCGCCAAGGCGATGGGCTTCAAGGAGCAGAATCTGCTCACCGAGCAGTCGCGCCAGGACTGGATGCGCTGGAAGTCGCGATTGAACGCCAACGACGCGTGGCTCAATCACGACGAGGACATCAAGATCAAGTTTACGACGGGCACGATCAACATGAACGCCGTGAACGGCGCGGGAAACATCGGCTCGGTGACCACCACCAGCGGCATGGCGTGGAAGGTGCCCGGCCGCATCGGCGACTCGCCGGTGATCGGCGCCGGGCAGTACTGCGACAACCTGGTCGGCGCCGCCGGCAGCACGGGTCGCGGCGAAGCGAACATCAAAACGTGCGCCTCGTTCCTGATCGTGGAGTTCATGCGCCAGGGCCTCGGCCCGCAGGAGGCCTGTCTCAAGACCCTCGAGCGCGTCGTGGCCATGACGGAAGCCCGCCTGATGGGCCCCAACGGCCGCCCCAAGTTCGACCTCGAGTTCTACGCGCTCACCAAGGACGGCCGCTTCGGCGGTGCCACGCTGTATTCGGGCGGCAAGTTCGCGGTGTGCGACGAGAAGGGGGCGCGGCTGGAACAGGCGGCGTACTTGTTCGCGCGGTAG
- a CDS encoding hybrid sensor histidine kinase/response regulator, with protein MDASLFIAIVSLTLQFSTTVAMIVIARAPGWQRVRWFALVACSAGLYSLSDALGMVAPEQNSWWITRVNITLATIHTAGWVAYTYADRAGSWRSLSGRLRWWMIGGVLAATVVSVLGLTDHTELAARDILGRGGSAGGPILTPIGQSVVFIPLISILLSAVGQVGRARAGEEGAASVVVGFFFFTLFAVEEALVAAGMLDFIYLADLGYICVTLPVTMQLLRRFTRDAQRLDTLSTHLAEEVARRTQERDEARVNLIEQQRLASLGRLAAGVGHEINNPLQYLRFSLDELRESPIMASHEALRETLAHAFDGTERIRKVVDDLRTYVRPSDDALELLDVRDIVRTALRIGSPQWRHSVHVETRFDDAPHVRGDEGKLVQVVLNPLVNGAQSVLQAAESRTGVLCVSTRTGSDGWAEIEIADEGGGFEPDILSRLGEPYVTTKASRGGTGLGLFVSRGIVEAHGGTMHFRNAARSDGESAGAVVLIRLPAVSPRHATGRTPISTPLFVSDAHAPPLRVLMVEDDRAILSALTRGLEREGLLVHGVHSAAAALEWLEQDQPDVVVSDLMMPGMSGAEFANALAARHPALRRRLVIMTGGATTPDLEQFLADPSLMVLGKPIARQFLAEQLRKRAAASA; from the coding sequence GTGGATGCCTCGCTGTTCATTGCGATTGTCAGTTTGACCCTGCAGTTCTCGACGACTGTGGCGATGATCGTGATCGCCCGGGCGCCGGGATGGCAGCGGGTGCGGTGGTTCGCGCTGGTGGCCTGTTCGGCCGGGCTGTACAGCCTGTCCGACGCGCTCGGTATGGTCGCGCCCGAGCAGAACAGCTGGTGGATCACCCGCGTGAATATCACGCTCGCCACGATCCACACGGCGGGGTGGGTCGCGTACACCTACGCTGATCGCGCGGGAAGCTGGCGTTCGCTCTCGGGCCGACTCCGCTGGTGGATGATCGGCGGTGTGTTGGCCGCCACGGTGGTCAGCGTGTTGGGCCTGACGGACCACACCGAACTCGCGGCACGCGACATTCTTGGCCGCGGCGGCTCGGCCGGCGGCCCTATTCTGACGCCGATCGGCCAAAGCGTTGTCTTCATTCCGCTGATCTCGATCCTCCTCAGCGCCGTCGGGCAAGTCGGCCGCGCGCGTGCCGGTGAGGAGGGGGCAGCAAGCGTCGTGGTCGGCTTCTTTTTCTTCACGCTCTTTGCCGTCGAAGAAGCGCTGGTTGCCGCCGGCATGCTCGACTTCATCTACCTCGCCGACCTCGGATACATCTGCGTCACCCTGCCCGTGACGATGCAGCTCCTGCGCCGCTTCACGCGTGACGCCCAGAGGCTCGACACCTTGTCCACGCATCTGGCGGAGGAGGTCGCGCGCCGTACACAGGAGCGCGACGAGGCGCGCGTCAACCTGATCGAACAGCAACGGCTCGCGTCCCTCGGGCGTCTGGCGGCCGGCGTGGGACACGAGATCAACAACCCGCTCCAGTATCTACGCTTCAGTCTCGACGAATTGCGTGAGTCGCCGATCATGGCGTCGCATGAGGCGCTGCGCGAAACGCTCGCGCACGCGTTCGACGGCACCGAGCGCATTCGCAAAGTGGTCGACGACCTCCGCACGTATGTCCGTCCGTCCGATGACGCGCTCGAGTTGCTCGACGTGCGGGATATCGTGCGCACGGCGCTCCGCATCGGCAGCCCGCAATGGCGGCACAGCGTCCACGTGGAAACGCGCTTCGACGATGCCCCTCACGTTCGCGGTGACGAGGGCAAGCTGGTGCAGGTGGTGCTGAATCCGCTCGTGAATGGCGCGCAATCCGTGCTGCAGGCGGCCGAATCGCGCACCGGTGTGCTGTGCGTCTCGACGCGCACGGGCAGCGACGGCTGGGCCGAGATCGAGATCGCTGATGAGGGCGGTGGCTTCGAGCCGGATATTCTTTCGCGGCTCGGCGAGCCGTACGTCACGACCAAAGCGTCGCGTGGTGGCACGGGGCTCGGGCTGTTCGTATCGCGCGGTATCGTGGAGGCGCACGGTGGCACGATGCACTTCCGCAACGCCGCACGAAGCGACGGCGAGTCGGCCGGTGCGGTGGTGCTGATCCGCCTGCCGGCCGTGTCTCCACGACACGCCACCGGTCGTACGCCGATCTCGACCCCGTTGTTCGTCTCCGACGCCCACGCACCACCGCTGCGCGTGTTGATGGTCGAGGACGATCGCGCCATCCTCTCGGCCCTGACGCGTGGCCTCGAGCGTGAGGGTCTCCTCGTGCACGGTGTGCACAGCGCCGCCGCCGCGCTCGAGTGGCTCGAACAGGATCAGCCCGACGTCGTGGTCAGTGATCTCATGATGCCAGGCATGTCCGGCGCCGAATTCGCGAACGCTCTGGCCGCCCGCCATCCCGCACTGCGTCGCCGCTTGGTGATCATGACGGGCGGTGCAACGACACCGGATCTGGAGCAGTTTCTCGCCGACCCGTCGTTGATGGTGCTGGGCAAGCCGATTGCGCGTCAATTCCTGGCTGAGCAGCTCCGTAAGCGCGCAGCAGCGTCCGCGTAA
- a CDS encoding Ig-like domain-containing protein, whose amino-acid sequence MHSAPSSARTRFTVALRRIRFAALTLALAACGGGGDPAGPPVVVNPPTVRGVAVTPITATIRVGETQSLSATVDAINGAGTGVTWSSESPTVATVNSTGLVTAIGIGTATIRATAAADTRVSTTATITVQAARNITLTPTTVSLGTGQTQALQATVQIDAGLPTTVTWRTSAATIATVSAAGVVSGVARGTATITAVSVGDTTLRATTTVNVVAVVRAVTVTPTTATLFISATQQLTAAVTADEGVAPTVTWRSSNPAAATVSATGLVTAVALGSTTVTVLSTADTTRRATSAITVAPRPVSVSIAQRNIGINPGTSTTLTAVVNADPGVATGVTWSSSAGGVATISAQGVVSAVSVGSTLITATSVADGTKRDTVTLSVVPRLATAWSATRLSGVLRDDLFSIFAVTASNVFAIDLQGDIYRWNGTAWTLSLSNSADYQALHGSSATNIIAVGTNGAIARWNGTAWSTMTSGTTQTLNAVWVESQTVAWAAGNNGIVLQLATNTWSTETTNSTQALNGVWGGDNVVYAVGANTEVLRRVGSTWSRVTVPSAELLYGVHGNSATDVVIVGTNGTLLRWNGTAWSVLGVGGLAGDLYQVSGSAANGGRRYVVGDGGVAQLDGITAALVSTPYAPQLFGVSVDAAGTAWASGERGAVLRSADAGGPTWTTNNLAPDLLDVWTAAANDALAVGEFGFVYRWNGSNWTKVTVPTQATLTSVWTTTTGEGFIGGESGTMLRLVGSSWVQMAFPSVSTVSAVWGTNGGNVYATTKAGEILRFNGSAWTLLTTASAPLWAVYGASAADVYAAGENGAVWKLNGAVFTALPAPATGTLSGIWLTGATNVFTDGANAAGTAGIAYRFNGTAWSSLQPGATPALTALWGPSEFDLYATGDNGTMLRFNGNTWTSMPTGTTDLLWSVSGAPNASAGFAVGINSTIVAASGSTAFRAAFRAASEAPARGSLEPSASARVRRGPQPHGDARKRKSSR is encoded by the coding sequence ATGCACTCAGCCCCGTCGTCTGCCCGGACTCGTTTCACGGTCGCCCTGCGTCGAATCCGGTTCGCCGCGCTCACGCTTGCGCTGGCGGCATGCGGTGGCGGCGGTGATCCCGCCGGGCCGCCGGTGGTGGTAAATCCCCCCACGGTGCGCGGCGTCGCCGTCACACCGATCACGGCCACGATTCGCGTGGGCGAAACACAATCGCTCAGCGCGACCGTTGATGCGATCAACGGCGCCGGCACCGGCGTCACGTGGAGCAGCGAGTCGCCAACCGTGGCTACGGTGAACAGCACCGGACTCGTGACCGCCATCGGAATCGGCACGGCCACCATCCGCGCCACCGCCGCGGCCGACACGCGCGTGAGCACGACGGCGACCATCACGGTGCAAGCGGCGCGCAACATCACGCTGACCCCGACGACCGTGTCCCTGGGCACGGGACAGACGCAGGCGTTGCAAGCCACCGTCCAGATCGATGCCGGACTTCCGACGACGGTGACGTGGCGCACGAGTGCCGCTACGATCGCCACCGTGTCGGCCGCGGGTGTCGTGTCGGGCGTGGCGCGAGGTACGGCCACGATCACCGCCGTCTCGGTTGGCGACACGACGCTGCGCGCGACGACCACGGTCAACGTGGTCGCGGTCGTGCGTGCGGTGACCGTCACGCCGACCACGGCAACGCTGTTCATCAGTGCCACCCAGCAGCTCACCGCCGCTGTCACCGCCGATGAGGGGGTCGCACCGACGGTGACGTGGCGATCCAGCAATCCCGCCGCCGCCACGGTCAGCGCCACCGGTCTCGTCACGGCCGTCGCGCTGGGCAGCACCACCGTCACGGTACTCTCAACCGCCGACACGACGCGCCGCGCCACCAGCGCGATTACGGTGGCGCCGCGCCCGGTGAGCGTGAGCATCGCGCAGCGCAACATCGGCATCAATCCCGGCACCAGCACCACGCTCACCGCTGTCGTGAACGCCGACCCGGGCGTGGCCACGGGCGTGACCTGGAGCTCCAGCGCGGGCGGTGTCGCGACGATCTCGGCGCAAGGCGTCGTGAGCGCGGTCAGCGTCGGCAGCACGCTGATCACCGCCACGTCAGTGGCCGATGGCACGAAGCGCGACACGGTCACGCTGAGCGTCGTGCCCAGGCTGGCCACGGCGTGGAGCGCCACGCGATTGAGCGGCGTGTTACGCGACGATCTGTTTTCGATTTTTGCGGTGACCGCCTCGAACGTGTTTGCGATCGACTTGCAAGGCGACATCTATCGCTGGAACGGCACCGCGTGGACGCTGTCGCTCTCGAACAGTGCCGACTACCAGGCACTCCACGGCTCGTCGGCCACCAACATCATCGCGGTGGGCACCAACGGCGCCATCGCGCGCTGGAACGGCACCGCGTGGAGCACGATGACGTCGGGCACCACGCAGACACTCAACGCGGTGTGGGTCGAGAGCCAAACCGTGGCGTGGGCGGCCGGCAATAACGGCATCGTGCTGCAGCTGGCGACCAATACGTGGAGCACGGAAACCACCAACTCCACACAAGCACTGAACGGCGTGTGGGGCGGTGACAACGTGGTGTATGCCGTTGGCGCCAACACCGAGGTGCTGCGCCGTGTCGGCAGCACCTGGTCACGCGTGACGGTGCCGAGCGCGGAGCTGCTGTATGGCGTCCACGGGAACAGCGCGACCGACGTGGTCATCGTCGGCACGAACGGCACGCTCCTACGCTGGAACGGCACGGCGTGGTCGGTGCTCGGGGTGGGCGGACTGGCCGGTGACCTGTATCAGGTGAGTGGCTCAGCCGCCAATGGTGGACGCCGCTATGTGGTGGGTGACGGCGGTGTCGCGCAGCTCGATGGCATCACGGCCGCGTTGGTGAGCACCCCGTACGCGCCGCAGCTGTTCGGCGTGAGTGTGGATGCCGCGGGCACGGCGTGGGCGAGTGGTGAGCGGGGCGCGGTGCTGCGCAGCGCCGATGCCGGCGGTCCGACGTGGACGACGAACAACTTGGCCCCCGATCTCCTCGACGTGTGGACCGCGGCGGCCAACGATGCGTTGGCCGTCGGTGAGTTCGGATTCGTGTACCGCTGGAACGGCAGCAACTGGACCAAGGTCACGGTGCCCACGCAGGCCACGCTCACGAGCGTCTGGACGACGACCACCGGTGAAGGGTTCATCGGCGGCGAATCGGGCACCATGCTGCGACTGGTCGGCAGCTCATGGGTGCAGATGGCCTTTCCCAGTGTGAGCACGGTGTCGGCCGTCTGGGGCACGAACGGTGGCAACGTGTACGCGACCACCAAGGCGGGCGAGATCCTCCGCTTCAACGGCTCCGCGTGGACGCTTCTGACCACCGCGTCGGCGCCGCTGTGGGCCGTCTACGGTGCATCGGCGGCAGACGTGTATGCGGCAGGAGAGAACGGCGCCGTGTGGAAACTGAATGGCGCCGTGTTCACCGCGCTGCCCGCGCCCGCCACAGGCACGCTGTCAGGCATCTGGCTCACTGGCGCCACGAACGTGTTCACTGACGGCGCGAATGCCGCCGGCACGGCGGGTATCGCCTACCGCTTCAACGGCACCGCGTGGTCGTCGCTGCAGCCCGGCGCGACGCCAGCGCTCACGGCGCTCTGGGGCCCGAGTGAATTCGACCTCTACGCCACGGGGGACAACGGCACGATGCTGCGCTTCAACGGCAACACGTGGACGTCGATGCCCACCGGCACGACGGACCTGCTCTGGAGCGTGTCGGGGGCGCCGAATGCGTCTGCAGGGTTCGCCGTTGGCATCAACAGCACGATCGTCGCTGCGAGCGGGTCCACGGCGTTTCGCGCGGCGTTTCGCGCGGCATCGGAGGCGCCTGCGCGCGGATCACTCGAGCCATCGGCGTCGGCACGCGTGCGCCGCGGCCCACAACCGCACGGCGACGCCCGCAAACGCAAGTCGTCGCGATAG
- the leuS gene encoding leucine--tRNA ligase, with amino-acid sequence MSEPTIPTPYAPALVEPKWRARWAERGTNHAALENAARPFYALMMFPYPSAEGLHVGNLFAFTGSDISARYHRLLGHDVFQPLGYDAFGIHSENYALKIGAHPMELTPKNVANFQRQLERAGLMVDWRQKVDTSRPDYYKWTQWVFLQLYKQGLAYKKAAAVNWCPVDMTVLANEQVENGLCERCGSPVEQRFLEQWFFRISAYAERLLSNLEWLDWSPITKSAQKNWIGRSEGAELSFRVSGHDEAVKVFTTRPDTIFGATYLVLAPEHPLVATLTTEAQRGAVQGYQDATKKQDLIARKSSKEKTGVFTGANAVNPATGANIPIWIADYVLMEYGTGAIMAVPGHDERDFEFAQVFNLPIVRVVAGPDEAADTPLGETAYTDDAQGRLVNSGAFDGQPVADAKLTVTDWLAAGGHGSKVVNFRLHDWCISRQRYWGPPIPIIYCDACGTVPVPESQLPVELPFIPDFKPDDSGISPLARHEEWYRVPCPTCGASARRETDVSDTFLDSAWYFLRYPSATRSDVAFDTELTKRWLPVDSYIGGNEHAVLHLLYSRFVTMVMKDAGHIDFEEPFTRFRAHGMIIREGAKMSKSKGNVINPDVYMEEWGADAFRMYLMFLGPYEEGGDFRDQGISGVRRFLDRLWASVRDARTDVAADANVTRQIHRTIKKVGEDTATLSYNTAIAAMMECLNHVRSADRPVHRDEVLPLVQLVAAYAPHFAEECWELLGHAESVFTAGWPAFDPALLVDNEVDIVVQINGKVRGKVRLPVDASQEDAMKAAMADAGIAKFVTGEIKKVIFVPKRLLNIVV; translated from the coding sequence ATGTCCGAACCCACCATCCCGACCCCCTACGCACCCGCGCTGGTCGAGCCCAAGTGGCGCGCTCGCTGGGCTGAACGCGGCACGAACCACGCCGCCCTCGAGAACGCCGCGCGGCCGTTCTATGCGCTGATGATGTTCCCGTATCCGTCGGCCGAAGGGCTGCACGTCGGGAATCTCTTCGCGTTCACCGGCAGCGACATTTCGGCCCGCTACCACCGGCTGCTGGGACACGATGTGTTCCAGCCGCTCGGCTACGACGCGTTCGGGATCCACTCGGAGAACTACGCGCTCAAGATCGGCGCGCACCCGATGGAGCTCACGCCCAAGAACGTCGCCAATTTCCAGCGGCAGCTCGAGCGCGCGGGGTTGATGGTCGATTGGCGTCAGAAGGTCGACACGTCGCGGCCGGACTACTACAAGTGGACGCAATGGGTCTTCCTGCAGCTCTACAAGCAGGGACTCGCGTACAAGAAAGCAGCGGCGGTCAACTGGTGCCCCGTCGACATGACCGTGCTCGCCAACGAGCAGGTCGAGAATGGCCTGTGCGAGCGGTGCGGCTCGCCGGTGGAACAGCGCTTTCTCGAGCAGTGGTTCTTCCGCATCTCGGCGTACGCTGAGCGGCTGCTGAGCAACCTCGAGTGGCTGGACTGGTCGCCGATCACCAAGTCGGCGCAGAAGAACTGGATCGGCCGTTCCGAAGGCGCCGAGCTCTCGTTCCGCGTTAGCGGGCACGACGAAGCCGTGAAGGTGTTCACGACGCGTCCTGATACGATTTTCGGCGCCACGTATCTCGTGCTGGCCCCCGAGCATCCGCTGGTGGCCACGCTCACCACCGAGGCCCAGCGCGGTGCGGTGCAGGGCTATCAGGACGCGACGAAAAAGCAGGATCTGATCGCGCGCAAGAGCAGCAAGGAGAAGACGGGCGTGTTCACCGGCGCGAACGCGGTGAACCCGGCCACCGGCGCGAATATTCCGATCTGGATCGCCGATTACGTGCTCATGGAGTACGGCACCGGCGCCATCATGGCCGTGCCTGGACACGACGAGCGCGATTTCGAGTTTGCCCAGGTGTTCAACCTGCCGATCGTGCGCGTCGTGGCCGGTCCCGACGAGGCGGCCGACACGCCGCTCGGCGAGACCGCCTACACCGACGATGCGCAGGGCCGCCTGGTGAACTCGGGCGCCTTCGATGGGCAGCCAGTCGCCGATGCCAAGCTCACCGTGACCGACTGGCTTGCCGCCGGCGGCCACGGATCGAAGGTGGTGAACTTCCGACTGCACGACTGGTGCATTTCCCGTCAACGGTACTGGGGCCCGCCGATTCCGATCATCTACTGTGACGCGTGCGGTACCGTGCCGGTGCCCGAGTCGCAGCTGCCGGTGGAATTGCCGTTCATTCCCGACTTCAAGCCCGACGACTCCGGCATCTCGCCGCTGGCGCGCCACGAGGAGTGGTATCGTGTGCCGTGCCCCACGTGCGGCGCGTCGGCCCGTCGTGAGACTGACGTGTCGGACACGTTCCTCGACAGCGCCTGGTACTTCCTGCGCTATCCGAGTGCGACACGCAGTGATGTGGCGTTCGATACCGAGCTCACCAAGCGTTGGCTGCCGGTGGACTCGTACATCGGCGGTAACGAACACGCCGTGCTGCATCTGCTCTACTCGCGCTTCGTGACCATGGTCATGAAGGACGCGGGGCACATCGATTTCGAAGAGCCGTTCACGCGCTTCCGCGCGCACGGCATGATCATCCGCGAAGGCGCGAAGATGTCGAAGTCGAAGGGCAACGTGATCAATCCCGATGTGTACATGGAAGAGTGGGGCGCCGACGCGTTCCGCATGTATCTCATGTTCCTCGGCCCGTACGAAGAAGGCGGCGACTTCCGCGATCAGGGCATCAGCGGCGTGCGTCGTTTCCTCGACCGGTTGTGGGCGTCGGTACGTGACGCGCGCACCGACGTCGCTGCCGACGCCAACGTGACCCGTCAGATCCACCGTACGATCAAGAAGGTGGGTGAGGACACGGCGACGCTGAGCTACAACACGGCGATCGCGGCGATGATGGAATGCCTCAATCACGTGCGCTCGGCCGACCGCCCGGTGCACCGGGATGAGGTATTGCCGCTGGTGCAGTTGGTGGCGGCCTATGCCCCGCACTTCGCCGAGGAGTGCTGGGAGTTACTGGGGCACGCCGAAAGCGTCTTTACTGCGGGGTGGCCGGCATTCGATCCGGCCCTATTGGTGGACAACGAGGTCGACATCGTGGTCCAGATCAACGGCAAAGTGCGCGGCAAAGTGCGCCTACCCGTGGATGCGTCGCAGGAAGACGCGATGAAAGCAGCGATGGCCGATGCAGGCATTGCCAAGTTCGTGACGGGTGAGATCAAGAAGGTGATCTTCGTACCGAAACGCCTGCTCAACATCGTCGTGTAG
- a CDS encoding aspartate ammonia-lyase, translating into MTTPAEIADALRATSFLEGFTDAHLWKLSRHVTPLTLVPDDTIFNEGEARQRFAILLSGAVAIEKSSDGRTTRLVTLGAGEAVGEGLLLDDSAHGTTARVIMPGTAMVLARAQLDDITREAPQLYAALVARAARAISARLRRADATLVGRGRTLGFGGHRTRQEHDLLGERDVPYEALYGVQTLRALENFPITGIPLREFPVLIESLAAVKEAAAQTNLELGLLEQEHADVIIRAAREIRAGRHHEHFLVDMIQGGAGTSTNMNANEVIANRALELSNQQRGAYDVISPNDHVNLSQSTNDVYPTAVRIALHKSLSGFRIELARLADAFGAKGVEFAPLIKMGRTQMQDAVPMTLGQEFMAFSHTLQEDVDRLGEAQSLIREINLGATAIGTGINAPPGYAELACKHLAVIAEVPVITAFDLVEATSDTGAFVQLSGVMKRTATKLSKICNDLRLLSSGPRAGFGEINLPAMQPGSSIMPGKVNPVIPEVVNQVCFEVIGGDVTVTMAAEAGQLQLNAFEPVIAYRLLRGIDMLRNACMVLRERCVTGITANADRMRYFVEHSIGIVTALVPVLGYEIATDIAKTALASGRGVFDLVLERKLLTREQLDEILNPAAMTAPRDTQEFSTVTIPPA; encoded by the coding sequence ATGACCACTCCGGCCGAAATCGCCGATGCGTTGCGCGCGACCTCGTTTCTCGAGGGTTTCACCGACGCGCACCTCTGGAAGCTTTCGCGGCACGTCACGCCGCTCACGCTCGTCCCTGACGACACCATTTTCAACGAAGGCGAAGCCCGCCAGCGCTTCGCGATCTTGCTGAGCGGTGCCGTCGCGATCGAAAAATCCTCCGATGGCCGCACCACGCGTCTGGTGACGCTGGGCGCGGGCGAGGCGGTGGGCGAAGGCCTGCTGCTCGACGACTCCGCGCACGGCACCACCGCGCGCGTGATCATGCCAGGCACCGCGATGGTGCTGGCCCGCGCCCAGCTCGACGACATCACGCGCGAAGCGCCGCAGCTGTACGCCGCCCTCGTGGCCCGCGCCGCTCGCGCGATTTCGGCGCGCCTGCGTCGTGCCGATGCCACACTGGTGGGCCGCGGCCGCACGCTGGGTTTCGGCGGCCATCGCACCCGCCAGGAGCACGACCTGCTCGGCGAACGCGACGTGCCATACGAGGCGCTCTACGGCGTGCAAACGCTTCGCGCCCTCGAGAACTTTCCGATCACCGGCATTCCACTTCGTGAGTTTCCGGTGTTGATCGAATCGCTGGCGGCAGTGAAAGAGGCAGCCGCGCAAACCAACCTCGAACTCGGCCTGCTGGAACAGGAGCATGCCGATGTGATCATCCGCGCCGCCCGCGAAATACGCGCCGGCCGTCATCACGAGCATTTTCTGGTGGACATGATTCAAGGAGGCGCCGGAACCTCCACCAACATGAACGCCAACGAAGTGATCGCGAATCGCGCGCTCGAGCTCAGTAATCAGCAACGTGGCGCCTACGACGTGATCTCGCCCAACGATCACGTCAATCTCAGCCAGTCCACCAACGACGTGTATCCCACGGCGGTGCGCATTGCGCTGCACAAAAGTCTCTCGGGCTTTCGCATCGAACTCGCGCGGCTCGCCGACGCTTTCGGCGCCAAGGGCGTGGAATTCGCGCCGCTGATCAAGATGGGGCGCACGCAAATGCAGGACGCGGTACCGATGACGCTCGGTCAGGAGTTCATGGCGTTCTCGCACACCCTGCAGGAGGACGTGGACCGACTGGGCGAAGCCCAGTCGCTCATTCGCGAGATCAATCTCGGGGCGACCGCGATCGGGACCGGCATCAACGCACCGCCGGGCTACGCCGAGCTCGCGTGCAAGCATCTCGCCGTGATCGCCGAAGTCCCGGTGATTACCGCGTTCGATCTGGTGGAAGCGACGAGCGACACCGGCGCGTTCGTGCAACTGTCGGGTGTCATGAAGCGCACGGCCACGAAGCTGTCGAAGATCTGCAACGATCTCCGCTTGTTGTCGTCAGGGCCGCGGGCCGGGTTCGGCGAGATCAACCTGCCGGCCATGCAGCCCGGTTCGTCGATCATGCCGGGCAAGGTGAATCCGGTCATTCCGGAAGTCGTGAATCAGGTGTGCTTCGAAGTGATCGGCGGCGACGTCACCGTCACGATGGCGGCCGAAGCGGGACAGTTGCAGCTGAACGCGTTCGAGCCGGTGATCGCCTATCGTTTGCTGCGTGGCATCGACATGCTGCGCAATGCGTGCATGGTGCTGCGTGAGCGGTGTGTAACCGGCATCACCGCAAATGCCGACCGCATGCGTTACTTCGTTGAGCATTCGATCGGCATCGTGACGGCGTTGGTGCCGGTGCTCGGTTACGAAATCGCGACCGACATTGCGAAGACGGCCCTCGCCAGCGGGCGCGGCGTGTTCGATCTTGTGCTCGAGCGCAAGCTGCTCACTCGCGAGCAGCTCGACGAGATCCTCAATCCGGCGGCCATGACCGCGCCGCGCGACACGCAGGAATTCAGCACGGTCACCATTCCGCCGGCGTAA